The Setaria viridis chromosome 6, Setaria_viridis_v4.0, whole genome shotgun sequence genome contains a region encoding:
- the LOC117861757 gene encoding uncharacterized protein — MKSNTYFRWVSFFKSMCSKFGVKSHIDGTVATRPQDPNSDQVDCCIRSWFFSSVDDSILDLAIINEDQTAQDLWLTIEGLFCANKQSQEIFLSHDFHSMTQGDSFIGEYCSRMKTLLDALCDIGHPVQDSELVLNLLCGLNPCFSNIADNIANSTTSFASFAQAWDMLALKELHLANKEKISNSTTLLARNSSSYSSSGCAGWVSPIVWFCPEWW; from the coding sequence ATGAAGTCTAACACCTACTTCAGATGGGTGTcattcttcaagtccatgtgtAGCAAGTTCGGCGTCAAGTCACACATCGACGGCACGGTGGCAACCCGTCCCCAGGACCCTAACTCGGATCAAGTGGATTGCTGCATCCGCTCCTGGTTCTTCAGCTCCGTCGATGACTCCATCCTCGACCTCGCCATTATTAATGAGGATCAGACCGCCCAGGATCTTTGGCTCACCATCGAGGGCCTCTTTTGTGCCAACAAGCAATCCCAAGAAATCTTCCTCAGCCatgacttccactccatgacacaGGGCGACTCCTTCATCGGCGAGTACTGCAGCCGCATGAAGACCCTCCTCGATGCCCTCTGCGACATCGGCCATCCTGTTCAGGACTCCGAGCTTGTCTTGAACCTCCTCTGCGGCCTCAACCCGTGCTTTTCCAACATCGCCGACAACATCGCCAACTCTACCACCAGCTTCGCATCCTTTGCCCAAGCGTGGGACATGCTAGCCCTGAAGGAACTTCACCTGGCCAACAaggagaagatctccaactccaccaccctCCTCGCGAGGAACTCTTCATCGTATTCATCCTCCGGCTGTGCGGGATGGGTGTCTCCCATCGTCTGGTTCTGTCCAGAATGGTGGTAG